The proteins below come from a single Triticum aestivum cultivar Chinese Spring chromosome 5D, IWGSC CS RefSeq v2.1, whole genome shotgun sequence genomic window:
- the LOC123125953 gene encoding protein LURP-one-related 15, whose product MSGEPAEATPAVVVVGSRFCAPAATAFAVTKTISVTGRDFTVTDAHGAAVMQVEAAVFSFLQHRSLLLDAASRRPVLTLQDSTYLASTRWEAYRGDSTSRRNLLFVAVKTAPVQLARTKVRVFLAGNGSGERVPDFVIGVCMVSAGGGGGDDSDGNIVARISRQNTAGGAFLGRHTYTARINPGVDQAFILALTVILDQMHH is encoded by the coding sequence ATGAGCGGCGAGCCGGCAGAGGCGACTCCggcagtggtggtggtgggttcgcGGTTCTGCGCGCCGGCCGCCACGGCGTTCGCGGTGACCAAGACGATCAGCGTGACGGGGCGTGACTTCACCGTCACGGACGCCCACGGCGCGGCGGTGATGCAGGTGGAGGCGGCCGTCTTCAGCTTCCTCCAGCACCGCTCCCTCCTCCTCGACGCGGCGTCGCGCCGCCCCGTGCTCACCCTGCAGGACTCCACCTACCTCGCGAGCACGAGGTGGGAGGCGTACAGGGGGGACAGCACCAGCCGGAGGAATCTGCTCTTCGTCGCGGTGAAGACCGCGCCCGTGCAGCTCGCCAGGACCAAGGTGCGCGTGTTCCTCGCCGGCAACGGCTCTGGCGAGCGGGTCCCGGACTTCGTCATCGGCGTGTGCATGGTCTctgctggaggcggcggcggcgacgactccGATGGCAACATCGTCGCGCGGATCAGCCGCCAGAACACGGCCGGCGGCGCGTTCCTCGGGAGGCACACGTATACCGCGAGGATCAACCCCGGCGTCGACCAGGCGTTCATCCTCGCGCTCACCGTGATTCTCGACCAGATGCATCACTAG